GACCAGCCGGTGGAAGTGGCGTCGATCGTCACCAGCATCGCGCTGCGCACCGGCAGCTTCGTCGAAGATGTGATGACGCAGTACGCGCAATCGCGGCCCTGGATCCTGCTGGAAGAGGGCGGCGGCAACACCTACGTGTCCAGCGCCATGCCGCAGAAGCGCAATCCGGGCCTGCTCAACGACACGCGCAGCGACGCCTCGACCGCGGTGACGCTGGCCATGGGGCCGGTGATCCAGACGCACAATATCACCCCGGGCATGAGCGACCCGAAGGACGTCAAGCAGAACTCGGCGATGGTCGATGCCGGCATCTCCGCGCTCAAGCGCTGGGACCGCGTGCTCAAGGCCATGGTGATCAGCCCGGACCGCGCGCTGGAGGAACTGAACAGCGACTGGACCGCGTCCCAGGAACTGGCCGACGTGCTGATGCGCAAGTACAAGCTGCCGTTCCGCGACGGCCACCACTTCGCCTCCGAGGTCGTGAGCTACGCCAAGACCAACAACATCAAGCCGCTGGACTTCCCGTATGACCAGGCGCGCCGCATCTACGCCGAGGCCATGAAGGGCTCGAAGTACCCGAACGAGCTGCCGATGAGCGAGGCCGAGTTCCGCTCGACGCTGGACCCGGTGGCGATCGTCAAGAACCGCGCCACCAGCGGCGGTCCGCAGCCGGCGGAAATGGAGCGCATGATCAAGCAAGCGCGCGAGCAGCTGGCCGCGCAGGACAAGTGGATCAAGGATCGCCGCGCCCACATCGCCGATTCGCTGGCCAGCCTGGACAAGGCGTTCGACGCGCTGGTGGCCAGCGCGCCGAAGGACAAGGGCCAGTAAGCGAGTTCAGCCAGCGTGGCGCGGGACATCAAGCGATGGCCGCGCCGCGCTGGCTCACTTCAGCGGCAGGCCATCGAGTAGCCGCAACGGATCTGGTCGGGCAGGTCGCGTCCCTGCGCGGGGTCGACCGCATCGTCCGGGGCATCCCACGCGATCAGCTGCGCCACGTCGTTGTTGCCGACCGGCCGGGCGTAGATCCACAGCCGGTCGCCCGCCCACGAGAATGCCAGCGCGCTGACGCTGTATTCCTTGGGCGCGCGCAGGTTGGCCAGCAACCGGCCTTGCGCCATGTCCACCACCACCACCGTGTTGTCGGCGCCGCTCAGGGCCAGCAGGCGGCCATGGGCGCTGCGCGCGGCGGCCGAGGTGTAGTAGACGGCCGGGGTCTCCAGGTCGAAGCGGGCATTGCCCGTGCGCAGGTCGATGGCGCGCAGGCGCCGGCCCTCGGGCGTTTCCGCGATGGCCACGGCCCAGTCGCCGCGCCGGCTGCCGAAGACCAGCTTGGGCGTCGCGGTCCGGATGCTGGCGGCCACCCGCGCGGTGGCGGGGTCGATGCCGTAGCCGTCGCGGTCGGCGGCCCAGAACAGGCCGTCGCCGAAAGCGATGGCATCGCTCGGCACCCACGGCAGCGCCTGTTCCAGCGTGTCGCTGGCGTCGCGCCGCAGCGAGGCATCCCAGTGTTGTTCGCGCCAGCGTCCCTGCGGCGTCATGGCGTACAGCATGTCGCCCAGGCGCAGCGCCACGCCGCCGGCGGCAGGCAGGGTCCAGTCGTCGATCTGCCGCTCGGGCAGCCGCGGGCTCAGGGCGTGGGACACGGCGCCGCGCTGGCCCGGGCGCCAGGCCAGCAGGGTGCGGCTGCCGTCGTCGCGAAAACCCAGTGCCC
The window above is part of the Achromobacter deleyi genome. Proteins encoded here:
- a CDS encoding argininosuccinate lyase, translating into MRHFLPALGAALVLSLGAHAASAQQAPAASAAAKPVRDPFFWLGEINKATAVINTDEGLLDKSMAPRLAAGVAKVINDGNQPGAKRPASVITFEPLLIKAAGEDVTLLHAGRSSQDMHATYRSAILRDKLLDLADQLNATSRTLVELAAKHAGTIVPNYTNGVAAQPNSYGHYLLGQAAGLERDAQRIREAYARIDRSPMGTTVLNGTSWPLDRKRMAQYLGFTALVDNAYDASQISSMDQPVEVASIVTSIALRTGSFVEDVMTQYAQSRPWILLEEGGGNTYVSSAMPQKRNPGLLNDTRSDASTAVTLAMGPVIQTHNITPGMSDPKDVKQNSAMVDAGISALKRWDRVLKAMVISPDRALEELNSDWTASQELADVLMRKYKLPFRDGHHFASEVVSYAKTNNIKPLDFPYDQARRIYAEAMKGSKYPNELPMSEAEFRSTLDPVAIVKNRATSGGPQPAEMERMIKQAREQLAAQDKWIKDRRAHIADSLASLDKAFDALVASAPKDKGQ